The proteins below are encoded in one region of Drosophila santomea strain STO CAGO 1482 chromosome 3R, Prin_Dsan_1.1, whole genome shotgun sequence:
- the LOC120453246 gene encoding protein unc-79 homolog isoform X2, with protein MTGSFKVQLINMGTRAAAFQAKLRALHEYHVRLLHNVLPAPSGVDIANNIKYFSQTLLTVLKDVRTSPHELIRDPLEDPTRMSAYPNLEYGNLYNALTMLIDVAPCIQYGQIVFGKALLQCLSCILPFLDKDLIDNLPYLVSSTISVLPPALHQCIINALCYYILPFTITRRSSDEQECQACQSVSSVIMMVLQYSNNPAHHCQLLECLMTLKHNVVKDILCVVAYGTAVSRTSAAKLLFYYWPAFNANLFDRKVLLSKLTNDLVPFTCQREHCPNSGNAEAAKVCYDHSISIAYAPDCPPPLYLCIECANEIHREHGSLEFGDILHPMQQVSMVCENKNCRSNEKSAFSICFSTECASFNGNHPIRYCSQCHSNRHNSRRGGDHVVHRSLQPAWQMDPEMQMHMVESVVSLLREAKPLNFEPGKESLSSESKKNGSGITADNISLEERQRLGRYGIWLLVGRCTPTADTPVEVLGRILSMLFHWFHVTAYSYDAAGQVESTIEKLKVDHVCNWLKDICRIHYNVFISCLLPHPPEYARVGGHWETLASRTSHLKEGLQRLICLVPYEVITSEIWDYVMPHWMEAITNDVAEKELNELKIVLSKILDPEMSPLGFDAKTMYNFVAIRFEKTTAKVQQQALHWLQILTKLEILIPLVQLFAMFGDGVRIMKYGIQHELMREKDAQSQSLAKAPKTPCKESKETKADMANPPRRSSISPVVEDDSGNTSAISDDEAPTNRHTEFSTDAEHNLTCCILMLDILLKQMELQDVEQHMGIHTSVCENVSRLIKCMVTAARVGLSSHVCALKVAECAYCEASIMWHQLATKLVQFMAPLNPVRPPDVPIEDIIEEEKSSRKSPPESDKEKTRDRDVSLSMAPLPIPLGPLGGFAGPVPVAVPQPEPHSVGGVLVHMPHVCSNNENGHSVDSNELRKVHATDEIMTATVETVSEQLDLASILPTDRAIARSITLSDADVGSANVSVTKASVMGENGANGGAACGGGENGSGSEDDEEEEDSDDFWHTSVGKFKFTLDTLPQPLQYIHQLLTEIPTIKKPEILYYVLQCLNTMALHGDALAKAAREQRGFFIWCQENLLIKNLWELCNAEHSHICQVGVPLLLHCITLPLGSDVFWRVVQEAFHDTDWRVRFTAVERVTVITRFMDSTPLRSEVGLQTALATAFCHLIASMDDVNVYVAQRATLYIGTIHDTAIRSLLFCLESQFDLFIVDRPVVLQSVYQLHNSLSDRKMLGWEFFLNRFDTLFVEAQINLEKCGDISYLRDLRNSDNGSEALSAKIQKAREALSQSDTSGGMAKTLSASFGTKWPYKRTMSAPASMAPRQDSKFVPEKEKIYSRQVSAPILKRKTSRFGLGQFLGSSSGGASGSSQSVNPAATAASSSRPKPPPCPIHQPGHTAFPYHTHHHHPHAHHPYPHPHPHHHPHHHAGSSAHLASTATACTSAGLVSTHSQSHQYLVHCVPPSHHSPMPTLQEAETLLRSQAAADAAAASGSLGGSLGHPGQEAAAVGTGPAGGSTGNPTPHHSFHSHFQKHPSAPNLLPPPPAPSPSPSSLAFPMHCTCDAAPHPHPQVSGAAATGSAANPDGHIHSLGGLNDDNLIGLLSRITELEESDRETIHLLVFMLMQFMSRTDQAYPSEEKPMTKTQNIVLKHLFLLLGHNQIDKTFHTTPESLRVSAVFNAFLANLPQVLDQNHLIGGLIMPSVMQIILYAPNPTSTSGESYQNIIFNYSLWHLEQYPRRNWLFTLLVVLYKYSYTQPPLSGYVIAGIRLIMNSLRGHFHQCRRIPTTTILDIQGVGGAARSRDVSQPSLGTDPDDKEASPPASPMFPSEGTSAASKSKGNVAFTPKLQHAFRKYNDSSLDADETESELVAIPESDLSDSTLHGSSAPGSFDDTIHFEDVMPRSRRTLEYTEEKSTKSHKSMITTKVGDTYTTKIKATTTSETLVTTHTRHSLQEGVRMIVTPLVGAETTETAIVSPPVDVHRAVTVRNKSLENAAASTSKMFAAIATNHLKALGALQDMSPAVERKAGSSSGSGSRSANGNGNGNGSGGSAPAAIQATSSTAASKPIGRHKTIVECSAGNSSSSADDSRQKKSQTKSLRRTDKNYGSPDSPLSKMSVMPNPRDEMDESIQSLPPPKSIAALEIPTPERLLPIGTQDTVATLVERVRDGLNLPDISHLKQDSLDVSESTKDDVTPSSRTNSPRRLIKQVALESPPNPNAQLPSQPSADLHTSILKNVQQDLKQNAPEGNGLTTSNSIKRPRQKLAPFNVDSNAIPDIRSRFAGSWPPPPFQPVDPDPDDDDEIGAEASNGHGTHSTTHAPRGSSRRVGDYTIVERCSDCGAHIEEYTDEEIGIFIVILGTFIHREPAMAAPFLPEILTMTSRICLSSTHAWQGENGPPLASSAQAVACQFFRCVLHQLAPNGIFLQVFQTQMKMKIRHHHFRSIAKALQDFQDLNSTSPIYMVCESLTSKKALPIDQLPVIFRNMAEYLNLQCVPTEAGVGLAVWSQAMQAMESLLRQVIVIMPSLTNAEYMLDIMAATLRLNCVPKTLLDPYSKIMAYCVQHTNLEYQTLYELCTLNIRSFSKDRDKNLLCRQMIFEFVQALKFKSNIPDHNLLTIIGFVLLDAGGTLPPGAAPGLPDAAPMMTTNSADCLRQYINDVIDFLADFHTLSKIKNFKNGQTSSGLGEDTLGGVLKGAVAQYLALEMSRGNSRDNKAVSRYLPWLNNAPSSLQQGPKEFTECVGHMRLLSWLLLGSLTHMALMQRRQETHSIPTPMPQQNSQGTGPTASVHYQHQGVTYSQPVPQEASCHIADHIQVIFAGFAEQSKTSVLHMSSLFHAFTLCQLWTVYLEQMAHNTNSNAEGSTLGVLFEFWAKVTPCILQLVSHAKPTVNKDQPQTPLDFQTQSANSKLSEMVNLHFLSLLEALKDTNSTVLGKLLPMWSPVLSSQTQLSDTLHVRLQNVRDYAPDYEEQQTYKSEALLKWLQRLQFKMGQIELQASTATQFYSI; from the exons ATGACTGGCAGCTTCAAGGTGCAACTCATCAACATGGGCACTCGCGCTGCCGCCT TTCAGGCAAAACTGAGAGCCCTTCATGAATACCACGTTCGTCTACTGCACAACGTCTTGCCTGCGCCCTCTGGCGTCGATATTGCTAACAATATCAAATACTTTTCTCAAACTCTACTGA CTGTCCTTAAAGATGTGCGCACCTCGCCGCACGAGCTTATCCGCGACCCTCTCGAAGATCCCACTCGCATGTCTGCCTATCCCAATCTCGAGTATGGCAACCTCTACAATGCTCTTACAATGCTCATCGATGTGGCACCTTGCATCCAGTACGGCCAAATCG tctTCGGAAAGGCTCTATTGCAGTGCCTAAGCTGCATCCTTCCCTTTCTGGACAAAGATCTTATCGATAATCTACCCTATCTCGTAAGCTCTACTATATCAGTACTACCACCAGCGTTGCACCAATGCATCATTAACGCTCTATGCTACTATATATTGCCTTTTACTATAA CTCGTCGTAGCTCCGACGAACAGGAATGTCAGGCCTGCCAGTCAGTGTCGTCGGTCATCATGATGGTGCTGCAGTACTCCAACAATCCAGCTCATCATTGCCAGCTCCTGGAGTGCCTGATGACCCTTAAACACAATGTGGTCAAGGACATCCTCTGCGTTGTGGCCTACGGAACCGCTGTTTCCCGAACCTCGGCTGCCAAGCTGCTATTTTACTACTGGCCAGCCTTCAACGCCAATCTATTCGATCGCAAAGTTCTGCTCTCCAAGCTAACCA ACGACCTAGTACCCTTCACCTGCCAAAGGGAGCACTGCCCGAACTCCGGCAACGCGGAGGCAGCGAAGGTGTGCTACGACCACAGCATCAGCATCGCGTACGCCCCCGACTGTCCACCGCCCCTTTACCTGTGCATCGAGTGCGCCAACGAGATTCATCGGGAGCACGGGAGCCTGGAGTTCGGCGACATCCTGCATCCCATGCAACAGGTGTCGATGGTCTGCGAAAACAAGAACTGCCGCTCCAACGAGAAGTCGGCCTTCTCCATCTGCTTCTCCACGGAGTGTGCCAGCTTCAATGGCAATCACCCGATCCGCTACTGCAGCCAGTGCCACAGCAATAGGCACAATTCCCGGCGAGGAGGCGATCACGTGGTCCATCGGAGTCTGCAGCCCGCCTGGCAGATGGATCCAGAGATGCAGATGCACATGGTGGAGTCGGTGGTGAGCCTTCTGCGAGAGGCGAAGCCGTTAAACTTTGAGCCCGGCAAGGAGTCCTTGTCGTCCGAGTCCAAGAAGAACGGCTCCGGCATTACAGCAGACAATATTTCACTGGAGGAGCGTCAGAGACTGGGACGTTATGGTATCTGGCTACTGGTGGGTCGCTGTACTCCCACTGCAGATACTCCCGTGGAAGTTCTGGGCAGGATTCTGAGCATGCTTTTTCACTGGTTTCATGTAACCGCTTACTCTTATGATG CTGCCGGACAAGTGGAAAGTACCATTGAGAAGCTCAAAGTTGATCACGTGTGCAACTGGCTCAAGGACATCTGCCGTATCCACTACAACGTCTTCATCTCCTGCCTGCTGCCACATCCCCCAGAGTATGCCCGTGTTGGAGGCCATTGGGAGACCTTGGCATCGCGAACAAGTCACTTAAAGGAAGGTCTTCAGCGACTCATTTGCCTGGTGCCGTACGAGGTCATCACCTCCGAGATTTGGGACTATGTAATGCCACACTGGATGGAGGCCATCACCAACGACGTGGCCGAGAAGGAACTGAACGAGCTGAAGATTGTGCTCAGCAAGATTCTCGACCCGGAGATGTCTCCCCTGGGTTTTGATGCCAAAACCATGTACAATTTTGTGGCCATCCGATTTGAGAAGACAACGGCAAaggtgcagcagcaggcgcTCCACTGGCTGCAGATCCTCACCAAGCTAGAGATCCTTATCCCACTGGTGCAGCTGTTCGCCATGTTCGGCGATGGTGTTCGCATAATGAAATATGGCATCCAGCATGAGCTGATGCGCGAGAAGGATGCCCAATCTCAGTCCCTGGCCAAGGCTCCCAAGACCCCGTGTAAAGAGAGCAAGGAGACCAAGGCGGATATGGCCAATCCGCCCAGGCGTAGCTCTATTT CTCCTGTTGTCGAGGATGACTCTGGCAATACGTCTGCCATTTCCGATGACGAGGCGCCCACGAATCGTCACACGGAGTTCTCCACGGATGCAGAGCACAACCTCACATGTTGCATCCTCATGCTGGACATCCTTCTGAAGCAAATGGAGCTACAGGACGTGGAGCAGCACATGGGCATCCACACGAGTGTCTGTGAGAACGTTTCCAGGCTTATCAAGTGCATGGTCACTGCAGCTCGAGTGGGCCTTAGTAGTCACGTCTGCGCATTAAAG GTGGCAGAGTGTGCCTATTGCGAGGCTTCCATCATGTGGCATCAGCTAGCTACCAAGTTGGTCCAGTTCATGGCCCCCTTGAATCCAGTCCGGCCACCAGAT GTTCCCATCGAGGACATCATTGAAGAGGAGAAGTCCTCGCGGAAATCTCCACCCGAATCCGATAAGGAAAAGACCCGTGATCGAGATGTTTCCCTCTCGATGGCTCCCTTACCCATTCCCTTGGGTCCTCTAGGAGGATTTGCAG GTCCTGTGCCGGTGGCCGTGCCCCAACCAGAGCCGCACTCCGTGGGCGGAGTGCTCGTCCACATGCCCCACGTCTGTTCC aatAACGAAAATGGGCATTCAGTTGATAGTAATGAATTGAGAAAAGTTCACGCCACAGACGAG ATCATGACGGCCACGGTAGAAACAGTTTCAGAGCAACTCGACCTGGCCTCCATCCTGCCCACAGACCGGGCCATAGCCCGCTCTATAACCCTTTCCGATGCGGACGTGGGCAGCGCCAATGTCAGCGTGACCAAGGCCTCGGTCATGGGTGAGAACGGTGCCAATGGCGGAGCGGCCTGTGGCGGCGGGGAGAACGGGAGCGGATCCGAGgatgacgaggaggaggaggacagCGATGACTTCTGGCACACCTCTGTGGGCAAGTTCAAGTTCACCCTGGATACGCTGCCCCAGCCACTGCAGTACATCCATCAACTGCTCACG GAAATACCTACCATCAAGAAGCCTGAAATCCTGTACTACGTTCTACAGTGCCTGAACACGATGGCTTTGCATGGCGATGCTTTGGCCAAGGCGGCGAGGGAGCAACGAGGCTTCTTCATTTGGTGCCAGGAGAACCTTCTGATCAAGAA CCTCTGGGAGCTATGCAACGCGGAGCACTCTCACATATGCCAGGTGGGtgtgccgctgctgctgcactgcatcaCGCTACCACTCGGATCGGATGTGTTTTGGCGTGTGGTGCAGGAGGCTTTCCACGACACGGACTGGCGCGTCCGCTTCACGGCAGTGGAGCGAGTTACCGTGATTACCCGCTTCATGGACTCCACTCCCCTGCGCTCCGAGGTGGGTCTTCAGACGGCCCTGGCCACCGCCTTTTGCCACCTGATCGCCAGCATGGACGACGTCAATGTGTACGTGGCGCAGCGGGCGACCCTCTACATTGGGACAATCCATGACACGGCAATTCGGTCGCTGCTCTTCTGCCTTGAGTCCCAGTTCGACCTCTTCATCGTGGACCGTCCTGTGGTGCTGCAGTCGGTCTACCAGTTGCACAACTCCCTGTCCGATCGCAAAATGCTCGGCTGGGAGTTTTTCCTGAATCGATTCGACACGCTCTTCGTGGAGGCACAGATCAATCTGGAGAAGTGCGGCGACATCTCATACCTGCGTGATCTGCGGAACTCGGACAACGGCAGCGAGGCCCTCTCGGCCAAGATTCAGAAGGCGAGGGAGGCTCTCAGCCAGTCGGACACCAGTGGAGGCATGGCCAAGACGCTAAGCGCATCTTTCGGCACAAAGTGGCCCTATAAGCGCACCATGTCCGCACCTGCCAGCATGGCACCCAGACAGGACAGCAAGTTTG TTCCGGAGAAGGAGAAGATCTACAGCCGCCAGGTCTCAGCGCCCATTCTCAAGCGGAAGACCTCGCGCTTCGGACTGGGTCAGTTCCTGGGCAGTAGTAGTGGGGGGGCTTCTGGCAGCAGCCAGTCCGTGAACccagcagcaacggcagcgaGCTCCTCGCGACCCAAGCCGCCGCCTTGTCCCATCCACCAGCCAGGGCACACGGCCTTTCCCTATcacacccaccaccaccatccaCATGCCCACCACCCGTACCCTCACCCCCATCCACACCATCATCCGCATCACCATGCTGGTAGTAGTGCACACTTAgcctccaccgccaccgcctgCACTTCGGCCGGTCTAGTCTCGACGCACAGCCAGAGCCACCAGTACCTGGTGCACTGTGTGCCCCCAAGTCACCACAGTCCGATGCCAACGCTGCAGGAGGCGGAAACACTGCTGCGGTCCCAGGCGGCCGCCGATGCCGCCGCAGCGAGTGGATCACTGGGTGGATCCCTTGGTCATCCGGGCCAGGAAGCAGCGGCGGTGGGAACAGGCCCAGCCGGAGGCAGTACGGGAAACCCGACTCCCCATCACTCCTTTCACTCCCACTTCCAAAAGCATCCGTCGGCTCCCAACCTGCTGCCCCCGCCGCCGGCCCCCAGTCCCAGCCCCTCGAGTCTGGCCTTCCCCATGCACTGCACCTGTGATGCCGCaccacatccgcatcctcaGGTCTCGGGTGCGGCGGCCACCGGCAGCGCGGCGAACCCAG ATGGTCATATCCACTCATTGGGCGGCTTGAACGACGACAATCTCATTGGACTACTTTCGAGAATTACGGAACTGGAGGAGTCAGATCGGGAAACCATTCATCTGCTGGTTTTTATGCTGATGCAGTTCATGTCCCGTACGGATCAGGCATATCCCTCAGAGGAGAAACCGATGACCAAGACCCAGAATATTGTCCTCAAGCACCTGTTTCTACTGCTCGGTCACAACCAAATCGACAAGACCTTCCATACCACTCCGGAATCTCTAAG GGTTTCGGCCGTTTTCAATGCGTTCCTGGCCAATCTTCCGCAGGTTTTGGACCAGAACCACTTGATCGGGGGCCTCATCATGCCCTCGGTCATGCAAATCATTCTCTATGCGCCAAATCCGACAAGCACCTCGGGCGAATCCTACCAGAACATAATCTTCAACTATTCCCTGTGGCACCTGGAGCAGTATCCGCGTCGCAACTGGCTCTTCACTTTGCTGGTGGTACTCTACAAGTACTCGTACACTCAGCCTCCTCTTAGTGGATACGTCATCGCTGGGATCCGCTTGATCATGAACAGCTTGCGGGGCCACTTCCACCAATGCCGACGCATTCCGACCACCACCATCTTGGACATTCAGGGCGTAGGCGGCGCTGCTCGATCCCGCGACGTCAGCCAGCCCTCGCTTGGCACAGATCCGGACGACAAAGAGGCCAGTCCGCCGGCCAGTCCAATGTTTCCCTCGGAGGGAACCAGTGCCGCCTCCAAGAGCAAGGGCAATGTAGCCTTCACTCCGAAATTGCAGCACGCGTTCCGGAAGTACAACGACTCCAGCCTAGATGCCGATGAAACCGAATCGGAACTGGTGGCCATTCCGGAGAGCGATCTCTCTGACAGCACTTTACACGGTAGCAGTGCACCG GGATCCTTTGATGATACCATACATTTTGAGGACGTCATGCCACGCAGCCGTCGAACCCTTGAATACACCGAAGAG AAATCCACAAAATCCCACAAGTCCATGATCACCACCAAGGTCGGCGATACGTACACTACCAAAATCAAGGCCACCACTACCAGTGAGACATTGGTGACCACACACACCAGGCACAGTTTGCAGGAGGGTGTTCGCATGATCGTCACCCCCTTGGTGGGCGCGGAAACCACGGAGACGGCGATTGTTAGTCCTCCAGTAGATGTCCATCGAGCTGTGACCGTGCGCAACAAGTCCTTGGAGAATGCAGCCGCCTCCACATCGAAGATGTTCGCCGCCATAGCTACGAATCACCTAAAGGCACTGGGCGCTTTACAGGATATGTCTCCGGCAGTGGAAAGAAAAGCCGGATCCAGCAGCGGCAGTGGGAGTCGATCGGCCAACGGAAATGGTAACGGAAACGGCAGTGGAGGAAGTGCCCCAGCTGCCATCCAGGCAACTTCTTCGACAGCTGCTAGCAAGCCCATTGGACGGCATAAGACTATTGTGGAGTGCAGTGCCGGGAACTCGAGCTCCTCGGCCGATGATTCGCGGCAGAAGAAGTCGCAAACCAAATCTCTGAGACGCACGGATAAGAACTACGGCTCGCCGGACTCACCACTGTCCAAGATGAGCGTGATGCCGAATCCGAGGGATGAAATGGATGAGAGCATCCAGAGCTTGCCGCCGCCCAAGAGCATTGCTGCCTTGGAGATTCCCACTCCGGAGCGTCTCCTGCCCATCGGAACCCAGGACACGGTGGCCACCCTAGTAGAGCGGGTGAGAGATGGCCTCAACTTGCCGGACATCAGTCATCTCAAGCAGGACAGCCTTGATGTGTCGGAGAGCACCAAGGATGATGTAACACCGAGCAGTAGGACGAACTCTCCCCGGCGGCTCATAAAGCAGGTGGCTTTGGAATCTCCTCCGAATCCAAATGCACAGCTTCCATCGCAGCCCTCAGCCGATTTGCACACCTCTATTCTCAAGAATGTGCAGCAGGACCTGAAGCAAAATGCCCCCGAAGGCAATGGGCTCACCACCAGCAATAGTATCAAACGTCCTCGACAAAAACTGGCTCCCTTCAATGTGGACAGCAATGCTATTCCGGATATTCGATCTCGGTTTGCTGGTTCCTGGCCACCGCCTCCTTTTCAGCCCGtggatcccgatcccgatgatgatgatgagatCGGGGCAGAGGCCTCCAATGGGCATGGAACCCACTCAACCACTCATGCTCCTCGTGGG AGCTCTCGTCGTGTTGGAGACTACACCATCGTGGAACGCTGCTCCGATTGCGGCGCCCACATTGAGGAGTACACGGATGAGGAGATTGGCATCTTCATTGTAATCCTAGGGACCTTTATTCATCGAGAACCTGCCATGGCAGCACCTTTCCTGCCCGAGATTCTTACCATGACTTCGCG GATCTGCCTAAGTAGCACCCATGCCTGGCAAGGCGAGAATGGTCCACCTTTGGCCAGCAGTGCCCAGGCGGTGGCCTGTCAGTTCTTCCGCTGCGTGCTGCACCAGTTGGCACCTAATGGAATCTTCTTGCAAGTATTCCAAACCCAAATGAAAA TGAAAATCCGCCACCACCATTTTCGAAGCATTGCCAAAGCGCTGCAGGATTTCCAGGACTTGAACTCCACCAGTCCCATCTACATGGTGTGCGAGTCACTGACGTCCAAAAAGGCATTGCCCATTGACCAGCTACCGGTAATTTTCCGCAACATGGCCGAGTATTTGAATCTCCAGTGCGTCCCCACGGAAGCGGGCGTGGGCTTAGCCGTTTGGTCACAGGCCATGCAAGCCATGGAGTCGCTCCTTCGCCAAGTAATCGTCATCATGCCCAGTCTCACCAACGCGGAGTACATGCTGGACATCATGGCGGCAACCTTGAGGCTCAACTGTGTGCCAAAAACGCTGCTTGATCCGTACTCCAAGATCATGGCCTATTGTGTGCAGCATACAAATCTGGAATACCAAACACTATACGAGCTTTGTACTCTGAACATTAGATCATTTAGCAAAGATCGGGACAAGAACTTGCTGTGTCGTCAAATGATCTTTGAGTTCGTCCAGGCTCTGAAGTTTAAGTCGAATATTCCGGACCACAATCTACTCACCATTATTGGTTTTGTGCTCCTTGATGCTGGTGGCACCCTGCCTCCAGGGGCTGCTCCTGGTTTGCCTGACGCGGCTCCTATGATGACCACCAATTCTGCTGATTGTTTGAGGCAGTATATCAACGATGTTATTGATTTTCTGGCCGATTTCCACACCCTTAGCAAGATTAAG AACTTTAAGAACGGCCAGACGAGCAGTGGACTGGGTGAAGACACTTTGGGCGGAGTCCTTAAGGGAGCAGTGGCCCAATATTTGGCTCTGGAAATGTCACGTGGCAATTCAAGGGACAACAAAGCAGTTTCCCGCTACCTTCCCTGGCTAAACAATGCTCCATCGTCCCTTCAGCAAGG ACCCAAGGAGTTCACTGAGTGCGTGGGTCACATGCGCCTGCTGTCTTGGTTGCTACTTGGCTCCCTCACTCACATGGCTCTGATGCAGCGGCGTCAGGAGACGCATAGCATTCCTACGCCCATGCCGCAGCAGAATAGTCAGGGAACCGGTCCTACAGCCAGTGTACATTATCAGCACCAAGGAGTTACCTATTCGCAACCGGTGCCACAGGAAGCCTCTTGTCACATCGCCGATCACATTCAGGTGATCTTTGCCGGATTTGCGGAGCAGTCCAAGACTTCCGTGCTGCATATGTCCTCGCTATTCCATGCGTTCACTCTCTGTCAGCTGTGGACGGTATACTTGGAGCAGATGGCCCACAACACCAACAGTAACGCGGAGGGCAGCACGTTGGGCGTTCTCTTTGAGTTCTGGGCGAAGGTAACGCCCTGCATCTTGCAATTGGTGTCCCACGCCAAGCCGACAGTCAATAAGGATCAACCGCAGACACCCCTGGACTTCCAGACGCAAAGCGCCAACTCAAAGCTGTCCGAGATGGTCAACCTGCACTTCCTTAGTCTGTTGGAGGCGTTGAAGGACACCAATTCCACAGTGCTGGGCAAGCTGCTGCCAATGTGGAGCCCCGTTCTCTCCTCACAGACTCAACTCTCGGACACGTTGCACGTCCGATTGCAGAACGTAAGGGACTATGCACCCGACTACGAGGAGCAGCAAACGTACAAGTCGGAGGCTCTGCTTAAATGGCTGCAGCGCTTGCAGTTCAAGATGGGCCAAATCGAGTTACAAGCATCAACGGCCACGCA